DNA from Actinoplanes sp. SE50/110:
GTCAGGCGCCCGCGTACCGCTTGATCAGCTCGGTGGCCTGTCCGGTGATGTCGGCGATCACCTGCGGGAATTCCGCGACCACCCGGTTGCGCAGCACCCGCATCGGGTTGAACTCCGGCGTCTCCGGGCCGAAGGGCGAGGTCCGCACGGTGTCTGTGGCCTGGGCGTTCACCAGTACCGGTGACGATGGTCGATGGCGGCCGGCCGGACTGTCGGCCGGCCGACCGTCAGAGGAATTCGCTGCGGTACATGTCGATCAGCTCGCGGTAGTTCGGTCCGATGTTCGCCACGTACACCTCGTCGAAGCCCGCCTCCTCGTACGCCTTGAGCTGCGCCGCGTGCCCGGCCGGGTCCGGACCGCAGACGATCGACTTGCGGGTCATCTCCGGCGTGACCAGCTCGCTGGCCTGTTCGAAGTGCCGCGGGGAGGGCAGCACCTGGGACAGTTCGCCGGGTACGCCGGCGTTCGCCCACAGCCGGTGCGCGATCTCGACGCCCTGCTCCTCGGTCGGTGCCCAGCAGCCCTTGAAGCCGCCCTGCACGGGTTTGTCGCCGCCGCCCGCCTCGCGGAACCTGGTGACCAGGTCGCCGTCGGGCATCACCGAGATGTAGCCGTCGCCGATCCGGGCGGCCACGTCGATCGCCTTCGGGCCGAACGCCGACACGTACACCTTCGGCGGTTGCGCCGGCCGGGTGTAGATCCGCGCCTGGTCCACCTCGTAGTGCCGGCCCCGGTGGGTGACGAACTCGCCGGTCCACAGCTCGCGCATCACCGCGACGGCCTCCTCGAGCATCTCCAGCCGCTCGCTCGTCATCGGCCACCGCATGCCGGTGACGTGCTCGTTGAGCGCCTCCCCGGTGCCCACGCCGAGGATGAACCGGCCTTCGTGCATGACCGCGCTGGTCGCCGCCGCCTGCGCGATGATCGCCGGGTGGATCCGCTGGATCGGGCAGGTCACCGCGGTGGTGATCGGCACCGTCGCCACCTGGCTGAGCGCCCCGATCACCGACCAGACGAACGAGCTCTGTCCCTGGGCGTCGTTCCACGGATGGTAGTGGTCCGAGATCCACAGCCCCTGGAATCCGGCGTCCTGCGCCAGCTCCGCCTGCTCGATGAGCTGGGCCGGCGTGTATTCCTCACTGGACAGGAAATATCCGATACGCATGCCGTCCGGATACCCCGGCGCCGCCCGCCGAATCGTCGGCCGCCCGGGCCAGTGCCCGCAGCGGCTCCGACCAGGCCCGCGGGTCGGACCAGCAGAACGTGTGCGGGCCGGGCACCTCGGCGTAGGAGCCGCGCGGTGCCAGTGCGGCCAGGTGGCGGCCCCAGGCGGGCGGGCTGATCGGGTCCAGGCTCGCGCCGAGGACCAGGACCGGGACCGTCAGGCGGCGCACCGGCCGGCCCAGCACGTGCCGCAGGTGCACGCGCAGCAGATGCCGGTAGCGGCGCGGGCCGGTCCGTCGGACGTCGCGCAGGTGCACCCGGGCCAGGCTCGGCGACTCCCGCCACAGGTCGGACCAGCAGCGGCGCAGCAGCCTCGGCAGACTTCGTGCGGCCGGGTCCGGGAACGGGCAGACCAGCGCCACCGCGACCACCGAGGGGCTGCGCAGCGCCGCCTCGGCGGCCACCTGGGCGCCGGAGGACTGGCCGGCCAGCAGGACCGGCCCGGTCCGGTGCTCGTCCAGCCAGGCCGCCACGAGGTCGGCGTACTCCGGCACGTCGAGCTCGTGCGGCGGGTCGTCGCTGCCGCCGCAGCCGGGCAGGTCGATCAGGTGTGCCCGGGTCCACCCGGCCAGGGCGCGGGTGGCCGGCTCCAGGTAGTCGCACACGCCCAGCCCGTGCACCACGACGACCTCGGGCACGCCCGGCCGGTGCTGCCCCTCGGTCCTGCTCCGGATCGCCACCATGCCGGGCGCAATACCCCCGGCGGTGGCCGCGAATCAGCGGTGCGCGGGGGAGCGGCGCACCCTCGTGTCGAACAGGCCGAGCAGCCCGGTGGTGGCCAGCACGCCGTGCACCACGCCGCGGGCGTTGACCACCTGGTAGCCGCAGTGCTGCTGCAGGGCCGCGGCCCGGCCCTCGACCAGGGCGCGGATGCCGGCGGCGGCCAGGAACGGGACCCGTTCCAGGTCCACGACCAGGCTGCTGACGCCGGGCTGGGCGGCGGCGTTCGCCACGATGGCGGCGAGCGCGTCGCTGACGTCGTGGTCGATTTCGCCGCGTACCGCGAGCCGGATGACGCCGCCACCCTCGTCGTGCTTGCTGACCGCGAACGTTGCTGTCATTCCCTGTAACCGTCCGAGAGAAGTGTTTGGCGCCGATGATGACCGACCGGGGACCACCGGGGCGGACTTGTCACCCTAATCGCGGTGCGGCGGTTCCGCTCGGATTAGGCGTTTCGGCCGATGACGACGGGGAAACCGGTCAGCA
Protein-coding regions in this window:
- a CDS encoding TIGR03557 family F420-dependent LLM class oxidoreductase yields the protein MRIGYFLSSEEYTPAQLIEQAELAQDAGFQGLWISDHYHPWNDAQGQSSFVWSVIGALSQVATVPITTAVTCPIQRIHPAIIAQAAATSAVMHEGRFILGVGTGEALNEHVTGMRWPMTSERLEMLEEAVAVMRELWTGEFVTHRGRHYEVDQARIYTRPAQPPKVYVSAFGPKAIDVAARIGDGYISVMPDGDLVTRFREAGGGDKPVQGGFKGCWAPTEEQGVEIAHRLWANAGVPGELSQVLPSPRHFEQASELVTPEMTRKSIVCGPDPAGHAAQLKAYEEAGFDEVYVANIGPNYRELIDMYRSEFL
- a CDS encoding alpha/beta fold hydrolase; the encoded protein is MVAIRSRTEGQHRPGVPEVVVVHGLGVCDYLEPATRALAGWTRAHLIDLPGCGGSDDPPHELDVPEYADLVAAWLDEHRTGPVLLAGQSSGAQVAAEAALRSPSVVAVALVCPFPDPAARSLPRLLRRCWSDLWRESPSLARVHLRDVRRTGPRRYRHLLRVHLRHVLGRPVRRLTVPVLVLGASLDPISPPAWGRHLAALAPRGSYAEVPGPHTFCWSDPRAWSEPLRALARAADDSAGGAGVSGRHAYRIFPVQ
- a CDS encoding STAS domain-containing protein; translation: MTATFAVSKHDEGGGVIRLAVRGEIDHDVSDALAAIVANAAAQPGVSSLVVDLERVPFLAAAGIRALVEGRAAALQQHCGYQVVNARGVVHGVLATTGLLGLFDTRVRRSPAHR